From the Excalfactoria chinensis isolate bCotChi1 chromosome 1, bCotChi1.hap2, whole genome shotgun sequence genome, one window contains:
- the LOC140256908 gene encoding fibronectin type III domain-containing protein 9-like yields MGITIQNITGNTAMVIWPRMASCADSFYSVMYHPNWNSVLSSYSRKSFQKEERVPASRSSFVVENLTPLTTYLLCVTCQSASPSSDQCQVFNTLEQDPASASTTKKELALGIWLASSLLLLIIAAILLYGCLHLLCRARRERPRGQARASPREAHDLEEPSGQSQVLQDSEERQPYGIQLATIIENPAVCRETGQMVSSGQERAPAAQQCSAVSWEP; encoded by the coding sequence atGGGAATAACCATCCAGAACATCACGGGAAACACAGCAATGGTGATTTGGCCCAGAATGGCCAGCTGTGCCGACAGCTTCTACAGTGTCATGTACCACCCCAACTGGAACAGCGTGCTGTCCAGCTACTCCAGGAAGAGCTTCCAGAAGGAGGAGAGGGTGCCTGCCAGCCGCTCCTCGTTTGTGGTGGAAAACCTCACCCCGCTGACCACGTACCTCCTGTGTGTCACCTGCCAGTCCGCCAGCCCTTCCAGCGACCAGTGCCAGGTATTCAACACACTGGAACAAGACCCAGCATCCGCTAGCACCACTAAGAAGGAGCTGGCATTGGGCATCTGGTTggccagcagcctcctgctgctcaTCATTGCCGCAATCCTCCTCTATGGCTGCCTGCACCTGCTGTGCCGTGCAAGGCGTGAGCGGCCACGGGGGCAAGCCAGGGCCTCTCCAAGGGAGGCACATGACTTGGAGGAGCCGAGCGGGCAGAGCCAAGTGCTACAGGACAGTGAGGAGAGGCAGCCATATGGCATCCAGCTGGCCACCATCATTGAGAATCCTGCAGTCTGCAGGGAGACTGGCCAAATGGTCTCCAGCGGCCAGGAAcgagctccagcagcacaacagTGCTCCGCTGTCAGCTGGGAACCTTAG